A single Garra rufa chromosome 9, GarRuf1.0, whole genome shotgun sequence DNA region contains:
- the txnipb gene encoding thioredoxin interacting protein b, whose translation MGVLTKKPKTLEVQFSDPSKTAYGGGDKVAGRVIVEVAEVVHISAVKLFGIGCAKVDYNKGKMHCRDEIEYLKYEEVLHLDHQPTDADGSITLRPENRYEFMFGFELPQAGCLVSSYVGKFGSVQYYVKAIIEKSSHPYAECKRYFEVEEPIDINTQELMAPVTGTKQKKVTCMFIPDGSVSVAARIGRKGYCEGEDICIDAQFENSCSRIVIPKAAIIAKHIYRANDRIKQFHEKLTSVRGDHIISGMCDVWQGRVLRVPKLKPTVLGCDIIHVDYCLRIYLHIPGSEKLILDLPLVIGTIPYNGMSSRTSSMSSQDGSVTSSTCVSLPSSPPSYSEISRDERMNSSFTPLLDDYDEDDSPIFMRISEYRLPPPPAYTEQN comes from the exons ATGGGTGTACTAACGAAGAAACCCAAGACCCTCGAGGTTCAGTTTAGTGACCCGAGCAAGACGGCGTACGGCGGTGGAGATAAAGTGGCTGGACGGGTGATCGTGGAGGTGGCGGAGGTGGTGCACATCTCCGCCGTTAAACTGTTCGGAATCGGATGCGCAAAAGTCGATTATAACAAAGGAAAGATGCACTGCAGGGATGAGATTGAGTACCTGAAGTATGAAGAAGTTCTTCACCTCGATCATCAGCCAACAG ATGCAGATGGCTCCATCACTCTCAGGCCTGAAAACAGATACGAGTTCATGTTCGGGTTCGAACTTCCACAGGCAGG GTGCCTTGTGTCCTCCTATGTGGGAAAGTTTGGCTCAGTCCAATACTATGTGAAGGCAATCATAGAGAAATCCAGCCATCCTTATGCAGAATGCAAGAGATATTTTGAGGTGGAGGAACCGATTGACATCAACACCCAAGAGCTCATG GCTCCAGTCACAGGAACGAAACAGAAGAAAGTCACCTGCATGTTTATTCCTGACGGCAGCGTGTCCGTGGCCGCTCGCATAGGCCGAAAGGGTTACTGCGAAGGAGAAGACATCTGCATCGATGCTCAGTTCGAGAACTCTTGCTCTCGGATCGTCATTCCTAAAGCCGCCATTATAGCCAAGCACATATACAGGGCGAACGACCGTATCAAACAGTTTCACGAGAAGCTCACTTCTGTCAGGGGAGATCACATCATCTCTGGGATGTGTGACGTGTGGCAGGGAAGAGTGCTTCGTGTGCCAAAACTGAAGCCAACCGTCCTGGGATGTGACATTATCCACGTTGACTATTGTCTGAGG ATCTACTTGCACATCCCAGGAAGCGAGAAGCTCATTCTAGATCTTCCTCTAGTCATCGGGACAATCCCCTACAACGGCATGAGCAGTCGCACCAGCAGTATGAGCAGCCAGGATGGCAGTGTCACCTCCAGCACCTGCGTGTCGCTCCCCTCTTCTCCGCCCAGCTACAGCGAGATCTCGCGGGACGAGCGCATGAATAGTTCCTTCACTCCTCTCCTGGATGATTACGACGAGGATGACAGTCCTATATTCATGCGCATTAGCGAGTATCGTCTCCCCCCTCCCCCAGCGTACACTGAG CAAAACTAA